A genomic segment from Syntrophotalea acetylenivorans encodes:
- a CDS encoding outer membrane protein assembly factor BamD has product MKPAFLCVLLSCFFLAACLGGAPPQPKSAEDYYLQGKTQFDDGNYMEAVTSLEKAREIYESAEINTKAELLLADTHFAAEDYPEAASAYETFLKQHPGHPETARVLSRLGMSYFNQVLAIDRDQTATRNSIVTFESLQRLYPDDWRAKEAPEIIRYCRDHLAQHELYVGRFYLKTGEHRSAINRLIAIYEDFPDFSGLDQVAFYLGQAYLDNGHPALAVKTLEKMLQDYPGSEYYAQAEKLLREEL; this is encoded by the coding sequence ATGAAACCGGCTTTTTTGTGTGTCTTACTGTCTTGTTTTTTTCTTGCGGCCTGCCTAGGCGGCGCCCCCCCCCAACCTAAAAGCGCTGAAGATTATTACCTCCAGGGCAAAACCCAATTCGATGACGGCAACTACATGGAAGCTGTCACCTCGCTGGAAAAAGCCCGAGAAATTTATGAATCGGCCGAGATTAACACCAAAGCCGAACTACTGCTGGCTGACACCCATTTTGCGGCAGAGGACTATCCCGAAGCTGCCAGCGCCTACGAAACTTTTCTCAAGCAGCATCCGGGACACCCTGAAACAGCCCGGGTATTGAGTCGCCTGGGCATGTCTTATTTCAATCAGGTTCTGGCCATTGACCGCGATCAGACGGCAACCCGTAACAGCATTGTCACCTTTGAAAGCCTGCAACGTCTCTACCCTGACGACTGGCGAGCCAAAGAAGCTCCGGAGATTATTCGCTATTGCCGTGACCATCTGGCCCAACACGAACTCTACGTCGGTCGCTTTTACCTTAAAACCGGTGAGCACCGTTCGGCCATCAACCGCCTGATCGCCATTTACGAAGACTTCCCGGATTTTTCGGGACTGGACCAGGTCGCTTTCTATCTTGGTCAAGCTTATCTGGACAACGGCCACCCTGCCCTGGCAGTAAAAACCCTGGAAAAAATGCTGCAGGATTATCCGGGCAGCGAATACTACGCCCAGGCAGAAAAACTGCTTCGGGAAGAACTCTGA
- a CDS encoding secondary thiamine-phosphate synthase enzyme YjbQ: MTSIEIVSRQRVEMIDITREICRVIAATGIDSGLALLQVPHTTAAVTINENADPDVTRDITMELNKVIPFEDRYQHGEGNSAAHIKSSLVGAGELLIVEKGKPVLGTWQGIYFCEFDGPRQRKMHIKVLAG; the protein is encoded by the coding sequence ATGACCAGCATCGAAATTGTTTCCCGGCAAAGGGTGGAAATGATCGATATCACCCGCGAGATCTGCCGGGTCATTGCCGCCACAGGCATCGACTCGGGACTGGCCCTGCTGCAAGTCCCCCACACCACCGCCGCGGTGACCATCAACGAAAACGCCGACCCTGACGTCACCAGAGACATCACGATGGAACTCAACAAAGTGATTCCCTTTGAAGACCGTTATCAGCACGGGGAAGGCAATAGCGCCGCCCACATCAAAAGCTCTCTGGTCGGAGCCGGCGAACTGCTCATCGTTGAAAAAGGGAAGCCGGTACTCGGCACCTGGCAAGGAATCTACTTCTGCGAATTTGACGGCCCAAGACAGCGAAAAATGCACATCAAGGTCTTGGCCGGATGA
- a CDS encoding lipase family alpha/beta hydrolase, which yields MATFFSLLALFIGLVAGVVSLTFAMAWYEYANRDPQLLNNRLALRRLLFSMALIAVETTCLTLTILLQPLGWLNRKEKVSTGEQQPIIFLHGLFQSPACWLWLKFCLHRQGFSNLHTIALPPWKDVEILTERLANRVDELRQTNGRKKVHLIGHSMGGIIARNYLQIRGGAQKVDRCLLIATPNGGSKLAPFALSSLGRLLMPGSPFLQRLATTPLPPEARISTIYSRHDNMVLPYEHARLDGAHNIELSGSGHTSLLFRRRVLRTIVDQLKEERL from the coding sequence TTGGCCACTTTTTTTAGTCTGTTAGCTCTGTTTATTGGTCTTGTGGCAGGGGTGGTGAGCCTGACCTTTGCCATGGCCTGGTACGAATACGCCAACCGCGATCCGCAGCTGCTGAACAATCGTCTGGCGCTACGCCGCCTGTTGTTTAGCATGGCCCTGATTGCCGTCGAAACCACCTGCCTGACCCTGACCATCCTACTGCAGCCTCTCGGCTGGCTCAACCGTAAAGAGAAGGTCTCTACGGGCGAGCAACAACCGATTATTTTCCTGCACGGCCTGTTTCAGTCACCCGCCTGCTGGCTATGGCTCAAGTTTTGTCTTCACCGCCAGGGATTTTCCAACCTGCATACTATCGCTTTGCCTCCCTGGAAAGATGTGGAGATTCTGACCGAACGGCTGGCCAATCGGGTGGATGAACTGCGCCAGACCAACGGTCGGAAGAAAGTCCACTTGATCGGGCATTCCATGGGCGGCATCATTGCCCGCAACTACCTGCAAATTCGCGGCGGCGCCCAAAAAGTCGATCGGTGCCTGCTCATCGCCACTCCCAACGGCGGTTCAAAGCTGGCCCCCTTCGCTCTCTCTTCACTGGGTCGTTTGCTCATGCCAGGCTCCCCTTTCCTGCAGCGGCTGGCCACAACGCCCTTACCGCCTGAAGCCCGCATCAGCACCATTTACAGCCGTCACGACAACATGGTGCTGCCCTATGAACATGCCCGCCTCGACGGCGCCCACAACATCGAACTATCCGGCAGCGGCCACACCAGCCTGTTGTTCCGGCGACGGGTTTTGCGCACTATCGTTGATCAACTGAAAGAGGAGCGCCTATGA
- the rpoH gene encoding RNA polymerase sigma factor RpoH — MSTLYLPVVTDTLDLYIAQIKKFDLLSREEEYRLATSYKNHGNRQSAHRLICANLRFVVKIAHEYRGYGLKTLDLIQEGNIGMMMALRKFDPERGLKFITYAVWWIRAYINNFIMKNWSLVKIGTTQAQKKLFFKLNQTRRALRRLTGREEPQDIASELAVRDNEVEEMALRMAARDASLDLKLTEGSDYTLLDSLADERENQETLLLEQEETQVLSNQVEDALAVLKERERHIIQQRILCDTPQTLQELADHYSVSRERIRQIEKAALEKLKGKLALTHS; from the coding sequence ATGAGCACCCTCTACCTGCCCGTCGTTACCGACACCCTTGACCTATATATTGCCCAGATCAAAAAATTCGACCTGCTTAGCCGCGAAGAAGAATATCGCCTGGCTACGTCCTACAAAAACCATGGCAACCGGCAGTCCGCCCACCGTCTGATCTGTGCAAATCTTCGTTTCGTAGTCAAAATCGCACATGAATATCGAGGCTATGGGCTAAAAACTCTTGACCTTATTCAAGAGGGCAACATCGGCATGATGATGGCGTTGAGGAAATTCGATCCTGAGCGGGGACTTAAATTCATCACCTATGCCGTGTGGTGGATTCGGGCCTACATCAATAATTTCATCATGAAAAACTGGTCTCTGGTGAAAATCGGAACGACTCAGGCTCAGAAGAAACTCTTTTTCAAACTCAACCAGACCCGGCGCGCTCTGCGGCGTTTGACCGGCCGCGAAGAACCTCAGGATATTGCCAGTGAATTGGCGGTGCGCGACAACGAAGTCGAGGAAATGGCTCTGCGCATGGCCGCCCGGGACGCATCCCTCGACCTGAAACTAACAGAGGGCAGCGATTATACCTTGTTGGACTCTCTTGCTGATGAGCGCGAAAACCAGGAAACACTGCTCTTGGAACAGGAAGAAACTCAAGTTCTTTCCAACCAGGTGGAAGATGCACTGGCGGTACTCAAGGAACGAGAGCGTCACATCATTCAGCAACGCATCCTCTGCGATACTCCCCAGACCCTGCAAGAGCTCGCCGACCATTACAGTGTCAGTCGCGAGCGCATTCGTCAGATCGAAAAAGCCGCGCTAGAAAAACTCAAAGGGAAACTCGCCCTCACTCACAGTTGA
- the xerC gene encoding tyrosine recombinase XerC, whose translation MQQLMADFEQHLAVERNLSAHTRRAYSQDLEEFRVFLEQDSSPSAAIRVTDVDTLLLRRYLAYLHRKNSRSTIARKLSALRSFFAYLVRQGVLTTNPGELISTPRQKKYLPKTLTVDEVFAFIERQGGSEVLVCRDRAILEVFYSCGLRVGELTALDIGSIDLEQGLVRVLGKGGKERLVPLGQKARVALVRYLDVRSTGQDEEALFLNYRGGRLSARSIERNFKKLLLQAGLVKDATPHSLRHSFATHLLDGGADLRAIQELLGHASLSTTQKYTQVSLDRLMEVYDKAHPRGRKK comes from the coding sequence ATGCAGCAATTGATGGCCGATTTTGAGCAACATCTCGCCGTTGAGCGGAATCTTTCCGCCCATACCCGGCGGGCCTATAGCCAGGACCTTGAAGAGTTTCGGGTATTTTTAGAACAGGATTCATCGCCCTCTGCCGCAATAAGGGTGACGGATGTCGACACCCTGCTTTTGCGCCGTTATCTGGCCTATTTGCATCGCAAAAACAGTCGTTCTACCATCGCCCGCAAGCTTTCCGCTCTGAGAAGTTTTTTTGCCTATTTGGTGCGTCAGGGGGTGTTGACCACCAATCCCGGTGAACTGATCTCGACCCCGAGACAGAAAAAGTATCTGCCCAAGACTCTGACCGTCGATGAGGTCTTCGCGTTTATTGAACGGCAGGGAGGCTCCGAAGTTCTGGTGTGTCGGGACCGGGCCATTCTTGAGGTTTTTTATTCCTGTGGCTTACGGGTCGGTGAGTTGACGGCCCTGGATATCGGTAGTATCGATCTGGAGCAGGGACTGGTTCGGGTTCTCGGCAAAGGCGGGAAGGAACGGTTGGTGCCCCTTGGTCAGAAAGCCCGCGTTGCCCTGGTGCGTTATCTCGATGTGCGAAGCACGGGGCAAGACGAAGAGGCTCTGTTTCTCAATTATCGCGGTGGCCGCTTGAGCGCCCGCAGTATCGAACGCAATTTCAAGAAGTTGTTGCTTCAAGCCGGTCTGGTCAAGGACGCCACTCCCCATAGCCTGCGCCATTCTTTCGCCACCCATCTCCTCGATGGCGGCGCCGACCTGCGTGCCATACAGGAACTGCTCGGTCACGCCTCCCTTTCCACGACCCAGAAATATACTCAGGTCAGTCTAGATCGTTTGATGGAGGTCTACGATAAGGCCCATCCTCGGGGCCGGAAGAAATAG
- a CDS encoding DUF362 domain-containing protein → MKTQVSLGRCSSYRRAEVEQALELLLAPAGGMAAFVSPGQRVLLKPNMLAAKDPDLAVTTHPEIVRAVIRMVQKVGGKVAVGDSPGIGSPLQVARRCGILAMIEETGAKFAPFSESVSVRPQGSTFHQLEIARDILDADVIINLPKLKTHQMMGLTCGVKNLFGAVVGMRKPRLHLQAGSDKAFFALMLLELAEHIAPSLTIADAVTAMEGDGPGSGDPIHMGALLASSNPLALDTVACQLAGMRPQEVWTQRVAAASHRPGSQLSQIELCGIPPEELRCRNFRPAKTTDVNFGLPGWLRTPLKQSLSARPQVDRQSCALCGLCVKHCPPEIMTIEKGRLRIDYRRCIGCFCCQELCPHGALQTRQGLLLRLGRFLQRR, encoded by the coding sequence ATGAAAACACAGGTAAGCCTCGGCCGATGTTCGAGCTATCGACGAGCCGAAGTAGAACAGGCTCTGGAACTCCTTCTGGCGCCGGCAGGGGGGATGGCCGCTTTCGTCAGCCCCGGACAACGGGTACTTCTCAAACCGAACATGCTGGCAGCCAAAGACCCGGACCTGGCGGTCACCACCCATCCGGAAATTGTGCGGGCCGTGATTCGCATGGTGCAGAAAGTCGGCGGCAAGGTGGCGGTTGGCGATTCTCCCGGTATCGGTAGCCCGCTGCAAGTGGCCAGGCGTTGCGGCATCCTGGCCATGATCGAAGAGACCGGTGCAAAATTCGCCCCTTTCAGCGAATCGGTTTCCGTTCGACCTCAGGGATCGACTTTTCATCAACTGGAGATTGCCCGCGACATCCTCGATGCCGATGTGATCATCAACCTGCCGAAACTTAAAACCCACCAGATGATGGGCCTGACCTGTGGGGTGAAAAACCTGTTTGGGGCCGTGGTCGGTATGCGCAAACCGAGGCTTCATTTGCAAGCGGGTTCCGACAAGGCTTTTTTCGCCCTGATGCTTCTGGAACTGGCCGAACACATCGCCCCGAGTCTGACCATCGCTGATGCCGTAACCGCCATGGAAGGGGACGGGCCCGGCAGCGGTGACCCCATCCACATGGGAGCTCTCTTGGCCAGCAGCAACCCGCTGGCCCTGGATACGGTGGCCTGCCAGCTGGCCGGAATGCGCCCACAGGAAGTCTGGACTCAGCGGGTAGCGGCAGCCAGTCATCGTCCGGGAAGCCAACTCAGCCAGATCGAACTGTGCGGCATCCCCCCGGAGGAATTGCGCTGCCGCAACTTTCGACCAGCAAAAACCACCGACGTCAACTTCGGCCTGCCAGGTTGGCTGCGAACCCCTCTCAAACAATCTCTCAGTGCCCGACCCCAGGTTGATCGCCAGAGTTGCGCACTCTGCGGTCTGTGCGTCAAACACTGTCCACCAGAGATCATGACCATCGAAAAGGGTCGGCTACGCATCGATTACCGTCGCTGCATCGGTTGCTTTTGCTGCCAGGAGCTATGCCCCCATGGCGCCCTGCAAACCCGCCAGGGCCTGCTGCTGCGCCTTGGACGCTTCCTGCAGCGCCGCTGA
- a CDS encoding acetyl-CoA hydrolase/transferase C-terminal domain-containing protein, with the protein MSTLESRIGCPILRNRVKTVEEVLPLFKDGMNLGWSGFTPVGYPKAIPKALANHVEANNLQGKLRFNLLVGASVGTETEDRWASLDMISRRWPYQSGKNIQKGINSGRILMNDKHLSMFAQDLLYGFYTKDLGGKLDIGIIEASAITPEGNIILAGSVGIASEIIQTAERLIIELNTAIPSHEGLHDIIIPDLPPNRQPFLISKVCDRIGQPWVPCDPNKVVAIVESREPDNGRPLGNTDHVSERIAGHILDFFESEVRAGRLPSNLLPLQSGVGNIANAVVGGLVNGPFSDLTVYTEVLQDTMLDFFDSGKLNFASATSLSLSEGGFQRLYDKWDEYTSKIVLRPQQLANNPEIIRRLGVIAMNTPVEFDIYAHANSTLVGGSRMINGIGGSGDFLRNAFLSIMHTPSVRPSKTDPTGISCVVPMVPHVDHTEHDLDVVVTEQGLADLRGLAPRERAETIIYRCAHPDYRPILQEYLDRASSICLAKGCGHEPHMLDKVFRMQQHLAEHGTMKVKNWD; encoded by the coding sequence ATGTCCACCCTAGAAAGCCGAATCGGCTGCCCTATCCTGCGCAACCGGGTCAAAACTGTTGAAGAGGTCCTTCCGCTGTTCAAGGACGGCATGAACCTGGGATGGTCAGGCTTCACCCCCGTGGGTTACCCCAAGGCCATACCCAAGGCGCTAGCCAACCATGTCGAAGCCAACAACCTGCAAGGAAAGCTGCGCTTCAACCTGCTGGTCGGCGCTTCCGTCGGCACCGAAACGGAAGACCGCTGGGCATCCCTCGACATGATCTCCAGGCGCTGGCCCTACCAGAGCGGCAAGAACATTCAGAAAGGCATCAACAGCGGCCGCATTCTGATGAACGACAAACACCTCTCCATGTTCGCCCAAGACCTGCTTTACGGCTTTTACACCAAAGACCTGGGGGGCAAGCTCGATATCGGCATCATCGAGGCCTCGGCCATCACCCCCGAAGGCAACATCATTCTGGCCGGCTCCGTCGGCATCGCCAGCGAGATCATTCAGACTGCGGAACGACTGATCATCGAACTCAACACCGCCATCCCCTCCCACGAGGGGCTGCACGACATCATCATTCCGGATCTGCCGCCCAACCGGCAGCCGTTTCTCATCAGCAAGGTTTGCGACCGCATAGGCCAACCCTGGGTGCCCTGCGATCCGAACAAAGTCGTGGCCATCGTCGAATCCCGCGAACCGGACAACGGCCGACCGCTGGGCAACACCGATCACGTCTCGGAGCGTATCGCCGGACACATACTCGACTTCTTCGAATCCGAAGTACGCGCCGGGCGCCTGCCGTCCAACCTGCTGCCCTTGCAATCGGGGGTTGGCAACATCGCCAATGCCGTGGTCGGCGGCCTGGTTAACGGCCCCTTTTCCGACCTGACCGTCTACACCGAGGTACTGCAGGACACCATGCTCGACTTCTTCGACTCGGGCAAATTGAACTTTGCTTCCGCCACCTCCCTGTCCCTTAGCGAGGGCGGATTCCAGAGGCTCTACGACAAGTGGGACGAGTACACCAGCAAAATCGTACTGCGCCCCCAACAACTGGCGAACAATCCGGAAATCATCCGCCGTCTCGGCGTCATCGCCATGAACACCCCGGTGGAATTCGACATCTACGCCCACGCCAATTCGACTCTGGTCGGCGGCAGCCGCATGATCAATGGCATCGGCGGCTCCGGAGATTTCCTGCGCAACGCCTTTTTGTCGATCATGCACACCCCCTCGGTGCGCCCCAGCAAAACCGACCCGACCGGTATCAGCTGCGTGGTGCCCATGGTGCCCCACGTCGACCACACCGAGCACGACCTCGACGTGGTCGTCACCGAACAGGGCCTCGCCGACCTGCGCGGCCTCGCTCCCCGCGAACGGGCCGAGACCATCATCTATCGCTGCGCTCACCCCGATTACCGGCCGATCCTGCAGGAGTACCTGGACCGGGCCAGCAGCATCTGCCTGGCCAAAGGCTGCGGCCACGAACCGCACATGCTCGACAAAGTATTCCGCATGCAGCAACACCTGGCCGAGCACGGCACCATGAAGGTCAAAAACTGGGATTGA
- a CDS encoding chloride channel protein, translating to MPIRWDFKEHLSLGKYVLRWFLLVLPMSALVGSAVALFLWMLHEATVLRWEHPWLVFLLPLAGVVIVVSYSRYGKNAEGGNNLVMEQIHEPGGGVPLRMAPLVLLGTVVTHLFGGSAGREGTAVQMGGSIAQVFTGPLKLDEGDTRILLTAGVAAGFGAVFGTPLTGAVFALEVLALGSMRYNALIPCLMASVMGDFFCTAWGLAIPLITSAARPCRFRCRSSASTRFWRQRSLSHRWPSAWQDSCLLN from the coding sequence ATGCCGATACGTTGGGATTTCAAGGAGCATCTTTCGCTGGGCAAGTATGTCCTGCGCTGGTTTTTGCTGGTTTTGCCCATGTCCGCCCTGGTCGGGTCGGCTGTGGCTCTTTTTTTATGGATGCTGCACGAGGCGACGGTGCTGCGCTGGGAACATCCCTGGTTGGTCTTTCTTCTTCCCCTGGCCGGGGTCGTCATTGTCGTCAGCTATTCGCGTTACGGCAAGAATGCCGAAGGGGGCAACAATCTGGTCATGGAGCAGATCCATGAGCCGGGGGGCGGCGTTCCCTTACGCATGGCGCCGCTGGTGTTGCTGGGCACGGTAGTGACTCACCTGTTCGGTGGTTCGGCTGGTCGGGAGGGGACTGCGGTGCAGATGGGCGGTAGCATCGCCCAGGTCTTTACTGGGCCGTTGAAGCTCGATGAGGGCGATACGCGTATTCTGCTGACGGCGGGGGTTGCAGCGGGATTCGGCGCGGTATTCGGTACTCCTCTGACCGGGGCCGTCTTCGCCCTGGAGGTATTGGCTCTGGGCAGCATGCGCTATAACGCCTTGATCCCCTGCCTGATGGCGAGTGTTATGGGCGACTTTTTCTGTACCGCCTGGGGATTGGCCATACCCCTTATCACATCAGCGGCGCGGCCATGCAGATTTCGCTGCCGGAGTTCCGCATCGACCCGCTTTTGGCGGCAAAGATCGCTATCGCATCGGTGGCCTTCGGCCTGGCAGGATTCCTGTTTGCTGAATTGA
- a CDS encoding YSC84-related protein, producing the protein MTRILVSLGIVLILSISGCATTAGNSKAEKRQAILNMKNDVLTDLYKVKPDVRSQISKAPGYAVFSNANVYIIFASVGGGHGVVINNRTGKQTFMKMGEVGIGLGLGVKDFRAVFVFHDTETMNRFTEKGWAFGGQADAAAKASDKGAAVGGEAVIDNITIYQLTESGLALQATVTGTKYWKDDSLN; encoded by the coding sequence GTGACTCGGATTTTGGTATCATTGGGAATAGTTCTAATATTGAGTATTAGTGGTTGTGCAACCACAGCCGGGAACAGCAAGGCGGAAAAACGCCAAGCAATCCTCAACATGAAAAATGATGTTCTTACCGATCTCTACAAAGTAAAGCCGGATGTAAGATCCCAAATTTCCAAAGCTCCGGGATATGCTGTCTTCAGCAACGCAAATGTTTACATTATTTTTGCCAGTGTTGGTGGCGGCCACGGTGTGGTGATAAATAACAGGACAGGGAAGCAAACTTTCATGAAAATGGGGGAAGTTGGCATCGGCTTGGGACTAGGCGTTAAAGATTTTCGCGCCGTTTTTGTCTTTCACGACACGGAAACTATGAACCGCTTTACAGAAAAAGGTTGGGCTTTTGGCGGTCAAGCCGATGCTGCCGCCAAAGCCAGTGACAAAGGAGCTGCTGTCGGCGGTGAAGCAGTCATCGACAATATAACCATATACCAGCTAACAGAGTCCGGATTGGCCCTCCAGGCAACAGTCACGGGTACGAAATATTGGAAGGATGATTCTCTGAATTAG
- a CDS encoding methyltransferase domain-containing protein — MYRVADLCERVGIARSTLLYYERIGLIQPTRDSTNGYRQYSEQDFNQLILIRQLQKAGLTLQECKSFLAGQVDASLLEQRLFSLEQELKEMETARDVLAALYSKVTGRSIESETFSKRLYEWHNQFDKQSSAAHIQWLQQLGFSEKEALHIRCVSRDIVANKEYMEHFFAVYEQMDRPGPGSTESTLRAFKSIPQPAEIKTILDIGCGNGSASLALADACEAQITSVDNHDPFLKSLKQKSENLGVSGRITTVHASMFELPFPDHSFDLLWAEGSAYIMGVEKALRDWKRLLRKGGSLFFSDAVLLTDQLSPECAQFWESGYPAMTTPDNRWKLAEELGYQVLDSFLLPREDWTNFYSDMQQQCEAAIKKYGPSKAFEDMQKEIRIGQLYGDEFSYVCLLLQKP; from the coding sequence ATGTACAGAGTTGCAGATCTATGCGAAAGGGTCGGTATTGCCCGTTCAACACTCCTTTATTACGAAAGGATTGGGCTGATCCAACCGACTCGCGACTCGACCAATGGCTATCGCCAATATTCCGAACAGGACTTCAACCAGTTGATCTTGATTCGTCAGCTTCAGAAAGCCGGCCTGACCCTTCAGGAATGCAAAAGCTTTTTAGCAGGGCAAGTCGATGCGAGTCTCCTTGAACAGAGGCTTTTCAGCCTTGAACAGGAGCTAAAGGAGATGGAGACGGCTCGGGATGTCCTTGCTGCCCTTTACAGCAAAGTCACCGGCCGGTCAATCGAAAGTGAAACCTTTAGCAAGCGGCTTTATGAATGGCACAATCAGTTTGACAAGCAATCTTCAGCCGCACATATCCAATGGCTGCAACAGCTTGGTTTCAGTGAAAAAGAAGCCCTCCATATCCGTTGTGTCTCCCGTGACATTGTCGCGAACAAGGAATATATGGAACACTTTTTTGCCGTTTATGAACAGATGGATCGGCCTGGACCGGGCAGCACCGAATCAACCCTAAGAGCGTTCAAGTCGATTCCTCAGCCGGCTGAAATTAAAACGATTCTGGATATTGGCTGTGGAAATGGCTCTGCCAGCCTGGCTCTGGCGGATGCTTGCGAAGCACAAATAACCTCCGTCGACAACCATGATCCGTTTTTGAAAAGCCTGAAGCAAAAATCCGAAAATCTAGGTGTTTCGGGGCGGATTACAACGGTTCACGCCAGCATGTTCGAGCTGCCCTTCCCCGATCATAGCTTCGATCTGCTCTGGGCTGAAGGAAGTGCCTACATCATGGGGGTTGAGAAAGCTCTTCGCGACTGGAAGAGACTTCTCCGGAAGGGAGGGTCTCTTTTCTTCAGCGATGCTGTACTGCTCACAGACCAACTGTCACCAGAGTGCGCTCAGTTCTGGGAATCAGGCTACCCCGCTATGACAACCCCAGATAATCGTTGGAAACTTGCTGAAGAGCTTGGATATCAGGTCCTTGATTCTTTTCTTCTGCCTCGTGAAGACTGGACAAATTTCTACAGCGATATGCAGCAACAGTGTGAAGCCGCGATCAAAAAGTATGGCCCAAGCAAGGCCTTTGAAGATATGCAGAAAGAGATTCGGATCGGCCAACTCTATGGCGATGAATTTTCCTACGTTTGCTTGTTGCTACAAAAACCATAA
- a CDS encoding chloride channel protein, with protein sequence MQISLPEFRIDPLLAAKIAIASVAFGLAGFLFAELTHSFQKLFKRFVPAYWVRPIIGAALVLGISWLLGTRDYLGIGVTTATGEGVSIVNAFTGGVTSWSWFWKLLLTAITLSAGFKGGEVTPLFFVGATLGAALAGVLGVPVDLLAGVGFIAVFAGATNTPLACTIMGVELFGSQYLIYFATGCFLAYLFSGHSGIYLSQRIGIAKGNHLDHDDKTSLRNVREERRGLFDRFF encoded by the coding sequence ATGCAGATTTCGCTGCCGGAGTTCCGCATCGACCCGCTTTTGGCGGCAAAGATCGCTATCGCATCGGTGGCCTTCGGCCTGGCAGGATTCCTGTTTGCTGAATTGACCCACTCCTTTCAGAAACTGTTCAAACGCTTTGTTCCCGCCTACTGGGTACGGCCGATTATCGGTGCCGCCCTGGTGCTGGGGATCAGTTGGCTGCTCGGCACTCGGGACTACCTGGGAATCGGTGTTACTACCGCCACGGGCGAAGGGGTGTCGATCGTCAACGCCTTCACCGGCGGTGTGACGTCCTGGAGCTGGTTCTGGAAACTGCTGCTGACGGCCATCACTCTCAGTGCCGGTTTCAAGGGCGGCGAGGTGACGCCGCTGTTTTTCGTCGGTGCGACTCTGGGCGCGGCGTTGGCAGGGGTACTCGGCGTGCCGGTCGATCTGCTGGCCGGGGTCGGTTTCATTGCGGTCTTTGCCGGTGCCACCAACACGCCATTGGCCTGCACCATTATGGGAGTGGAGCTCTTTGGTTCCCAGTATCTGATCTATTTTGCCACGGGCTGTTTTCTCGCCTATCTGTTCAGCGGCCATTCGGGTATCTACTTGTCTCAACGCATCGGCATCGCCAAGGGTAATCACCTGGATCACGATGACAAGACATCGTTGCGCAATGTTCGTGAGGAGCGCCGGGGGCTGTTCGATCGGTTTTTTTAG
- a CDS encoding SAM-dependent methyltransferase, whose translation MEKQDYPKASKYTDLDTIYAQCSGPGGLKVAEFIAEKMGLSKSKRLLDVGCNRGYQSCFLAKEYGLSVTGIDPWDDRMDGRPMIDHARENAEIWGVANAFLALKTGVPETGFATSSFDFVYSTTALEMLRVMNGEEGYIACLKEISRVLKPGGTFGLGEPMHLDVDIPADLEPYVSQSEYPWKECFSDLSTTVESVKKAGFEVIESAYAPDSRDWWLEYAKHDPFCKAKPDEDPKTLEIDRGRWVSFGYVIARNPL comes from the coding sequence ATGGAAAAACAAGACTATCCAAAAGCGTCCAAATACACGGATCTCGATACCATTTACGCTCAGTGCAGCGGCCCTGGCGGCCTCAAGGTGGCAGAATTTATCGCCGAGAAGATGGGACTGAGCAAGAGCAAGCGCCTTCTTGACGTTGGCTGTAATCGGGGTTACCAGAGTTGTTTTCTGGCAAAAGAATATGGCCTTTCGGTCACAGGAATCGACCCCTGGGACGACCGCATGGATGGCAGACCGATGATCGACCATGCCCGGGAGAATGCCGAAATTTGGGGCGTTGCCAATGCTTTTTTGGCGCTTAAAACAGGCGTTCCAGAGACCGGCTTTGCTACGTCTTCCTTTGACTTCGTCTATTCGACCACCGCGCTGGAAATGTTACGCGTTATGAATGGCGAGGAGGGTTATATTGCCTGTCTTAAAGAAATTAGCCGGGTTCTTAAGCCAGGCGGCACCTTCGGCCTGGGGGAACCGATGCATCTCGATGTCGATATCCCCGCGGACCTCGAACCATACGTGTCGCAAAGCGAATATCCGTGGAAAGAATGTTTTTCCGATTTGTCCACCACGGTCGAGTCAGTTAAGAAGGCTGGTTTTGAAGTGATTGAGTCTGCATATGCTCCAGATTCCAGAGATTGGTGGCTCGAATATGCCAAGCACGACCCTTTCTGCAAAGCAAAACCTGATGAAGACCCTAAGACACTCGAAATTGACAGAGGTCGTTGGGTCAGCTTCGGATACGTGATTGCAAGAAACCCGCTCTGA